In the Caldivirga sp. genome, ATCACCAAGCACCGCAATATCGTTAATTAAGCCAGCCGCCTTAATAATGCCTATAAATGCCTTAACAATCTCCCTAGCCCTAGCGTCAAAACTACCCATGCATCCAACCCAGAGCAGGTGCTTGAAGCTTGGATTCTCCTTAACAGTTTTAACACCCAATTCCCTCAACCACTCATGCCTACCGTAATTGCTAGCCCCCATTGAGTTACCGTACTGGGTAATGTTAAGTATTAGAGTTGACTTCTTCTGGTCAAGCCTACTTAATTCAACAAGTCTCCTCCTCACATCTATTATTAAGTCAATGTGCCTAACCCCAATTGGGCAATTGTAGACGCATGCACCGCAGGTTGTGCATGACCAAGCCTCATCATCAATAATGACTTTAAATAAGTCAGCATTAAGGCCTTCAGTATCCTTAATGTACTTAAGCTTCCTAATGAACATCCTCGGGGATAGTGGCCTACCCACTAATGTTGCTGGGCAAGCCTCCTCACATGCGCCAATCTCTACACATGCGTCAAGACTGCGTAACTCATAGTCAGTGAAGTCGCTTAATTTCTCTGCACCGGCTTTAACCTGGGACGCATCAACCTTGCCCTCTAGCACATCCTTAAGGTTAAAGGCCTCTCTAAGGCTAGGTAAGTCTAAGTCCAGGTTTAGGTAGAGGTTAACCTCAGGTTTAACATAGTATGCTGCTATTAGTGCGTAATCAATAATGGATAAGGCTAACTTAACCTCAATGTAGGTAATACTGGTGAATAGGGATAAGGCAAGCGTTGATGCTGTTAACGTTATTACAATTATTAGTATTGACTGAAGTGCAATAGACCTATGCTTCACGGTCTCCTCGATATTTAACTCACCGTAAACCCTGAATGACCTAGCGAGAACCTTAAGTCTCCAGGCAAGCGCCATGATTAAGCCTAAGAGTAGTGGTAGTGATATGGTGAACATTACGTAGTGGGCTATTTGGTTTCCGTAAACCAGTGGGTAAATTAGCGTGAATATTATTGATAATGAGACACCGAGTAGTATTGATAAGTGCATTAAGTGCACTGTACCTTTACGGTAACTTGAAGCTTCATACCTAATGAATTTAATTAACCTAGCTGCATTTAAACCTAAGCCACCGCGTTTAGCTTCAGAGTATAGCCTATAAACAATGATGAGTATTATCAGTATGTTAACTAGGTAAAGCACGTAGCCAATCACTTCATTACTGGGGATTAACCTGAACAACGCCACATGCAACACCCTTTATAATGAGCAAGTTAAGCAGTTGCCCTTTTAAGTAATTCAACTTTAGAAGGGAGTGAAGCTAGCACCCTTTAAGATGTGGCGCCGTCTACTCAATGTTCTTATTAACTATACTTGGTATTGGACAGAGAGGGTCGTCACCGTAAATATCACCAGTAAGGTAGTATGCCCTTGCCCTGTCCCCACCCTTACAATACTTCTTAAATGAACAAGTGGAGCACTTCACTCCCCTTAAGTATTTCTCAGTGTTTATGAATAGGTCTAGGTTTGATTCACTTAGTATTTCAGCTAGTTTCCTCTCCCTAACATTCCCAAGCTTTACGAAGTCTATGAATTGGCATGGGTAAACGTCACCGTTCGGGTATATTGATATTATCTTCCTACCACAGCCCCCTGTTGATTCCACGAAACTGAGGTAATTACCTAATTCCTCCTCGTCCTTAGCCATTTTCAACGCTATGTATATTCCATCGAATGAACCCAGGGTTGTCTCAATCTCAATCCTGCCTGAGTAGTCCTTGGCGTACTTTATTAAATCATCCATGAATTTAACGTATTGAGATGGCTTATACCACCAGTCCCTACTTAACTGTTGGGCCCTACCTGATGCTGACAGGTGGTAGAATGTTATTCTCTTAACGCCCAGCGACATGGCGAATTCGATGTATGATGGTACTTCACTAATGTTCATTGAGGTTAAAGTGAACCTTAAACCAACATCCAACCCCGCATCAATAGCGTTCCTTATGCCGAGGACAGCCTTAGCAAAGGCCCCCTTAACACCCCTAAATTCATCATGGAATTCACTGTTTATTGAATCCAGTGAAACACCTACGTATGAGAAGCCGGCTTCAGCAAGCCTAGAGGCCGTTTCCCTGGTTATTAATGTTCCATTGGTGGATAAGGCAATCCTAATGCCCTTATCCCTAGCGTAATGGGCTAGTTTAAACAAGTCATCCCTCATTAATGGTTCACCCCCCGTGAATAGTATTAATGGTACCTTTAATTCACTGAATTGCTCTATTAAATTAATCGCCTCCTCCGTGGTTAACTCATTCTCGTCAGGGTTCCCAGCATTTATGTAGCAGTGTAGGCACTTTAAATTGC is a window encoding:
- a CDS encoding radical SAM protein, translating into MIPVSVMVAGTGTVSVKIKGRFGVSHHSDFSSPIRPVVSWNITRRCNLKCLHCYINAGNPDENELTTEEAINLIEQFSELKVPLILFTGGEPLMRDDLFKLAHYARDKGIRIALSTNGTLITRETASRLAEAGFSYVGVSLDSINSEFHDEFRGVKGAFAKAVLGIRNAIDAGLDVGLRFTLTSMNISEVPSYIEFAMSLGVKRITFYHLSASGRAQQLSRDWWYKPSQYVKFMDDLIKYAKDYSGRIEIETTLGSFDGIYIALKMAKDEEELGNYLSFVESTGGCGRKIISIYPNGDVYPCQFIDFVKLGNVRERKLAEILSESNLDLFINTEKYLRGVKCSTCSFKKYCKGGDRARAYYLTGDIYGDDPLCPIPSIVNKNIE
- a CDS encoding (Fe-S)-binding protein; translation: MALFRLIPSNEVIGYVLYLVNILIILIIVYRLYSEAKRGGLGLNAARLIKFIRYEASSYRKGTVHLMHLSILLGVSLSIIFTLIYPLVYGNQIAHYVMFTISLPLLLGLIMALAWRLKVLARSFRVYGELNIEETVKHRSIALQSILIIVITLTASTLALSLFTSITYIEVKLALSIIDYALIAAYYVKPEVNLYLNLDLDLPSLREAFNLKDVLEGKVDASQVKAGAEKLSDFTDYELRSLDACVEIGACEEACPATLVGRPLSPRMFIRKLKYIKDTEGLNADLFKVIIDDEAWSCTTCGACVYNCPIGVRHIDLIIDVRRRLVELSRLDQKKSTLILNITQYGNSMGASNYGRHEWLRELGVKTVKENPSFKHLLWVGCMGSFDARAREIVKAFIGIIKAAGLINDIAVLGDEETCCGDPLRRLGDEGRFQEVALSNIEVFKKYGVKSIVTICPHGYNTFMNEYPRLDDYMKGVVVQHHTQFIADLIKKGLVKVRQTGEALTIHDPCYLARYSKSTKPQRIIATSVGVLKEPRNSGEGTFCCGAGGANYWYDVPEKTRISGVRLSQLTETGAGTIVTMCPFCNAMLNDAARVRGFKGRIIDISELVQESMGDSH